The genome window gtttattttaattgacagaaattaaaaaaattaccgatGCCGCCTGACACACTGGCGACacccattaaatttttttttctccatcGTGAGTACTCGTATTTTTTAtgagtatttaaaaaaaatacatatggGTGACGCCTGACATAGTGACGAtaccaaaaaaaattctttttctttaaaagctGACATAGTGACATATGGATGACGCAGGTTGGTCAGGTGGCATCGGGTTTCACTGTAGCATACaagttattttcttaaataattttttatctaggtattttcttaattaatacttttaagttatttatataaaaagtcactatttttaaataaataaattatgtaaatacTTGAAAAAAGAGTTTTTGGTGTTATAACATAGACTTGTTCATGGGCCGAGTTACTTGTCCAAGCTTGAAGGCTTGCCTGAAATTTAAgagagtttgggcaaaaatattagGCCCGAAGAATGAGCTTGTGTAAAAGATtaggcccatttaaaatatgagttgggCTCgtgcttgaacattcaaggcctGACCCAACccgttttaagtttataatactttatattatgttatttttatatattatgtaatttaaaacacattaaaaaaaatctctactaaatatataatattactctgatgtaaacattaaaataatgttaagatgactatataaaaatttttaataaataaaaatgtataaaattattaaatatcaaaataaaaaatataattatttttaaaaaaaataaaaaaaaatgcagGTTTGGACAAAATTGCAGGCCCAGATTTCATATAGGGCCGAGCTTGGGCAAGcataaagtattttaatatcatgtttAGACTTAGCCTGAACCCGACCTGACCCGACCCACAAGCATCTCTATTATGACATCacatatcataaaattaaaatattgttcataaatttggtattgaatataaacaaatgaaacaTGTTAGGTGTTAATCTCTAATTTTCCACTGGTCTGGTTTCCTCCATTGCTGTGGTCaattttttcttcccttttctcaaaatttcctCTGCTTTCTGGCGGGTAACTTCAGAACCTGGATGATTGGTGTCTTATGTTAAACCTAGTTCAGTATGAGAGCTTGAGAATTGACTATGACACTGAATTTATAGGACAGAGAAAAGAATTTCTCAGCCTTTATTCATTTATGCCTACATTTCATGTAAGTTTCAAAAATGGTATTggtacttgaaaaaaaaaaaaaaacaaacggTGGTGGAGccagaaaatttatttttggggggccaaaattaaattttatatttttacgatagtaaaaatataattttatcattttaatagttatatctttataatttttaaagatttaaatcaaatttttatcatttttagaaaccaaagtgcaattttattattactaatgtaacacccctaatcccaaaccgtcgccggaacagggttacgaggcattaccagacataccaagcaatttaaaaataattcttaaataaataaccatcctattaaaataattcataaattgttataaaattttagtaattgatttcattcaattttagaaaaatttcggcagcatttctgcaTATTTTTACATCAAACCCCCTACAATTTAAAAccatatcatttttaaatataaccaatcaaccaattcatttcacattcacattttctattctaaatacttctaatcaaactcaatcaacataatatcaatttaaaatttaacaaggtaataaataaatcaaaatagataaacttctttcataataattcataaacttttaatattaacatttttttaaccatttatattatAACATAACAACCTTTATACACAtgctatgtacatgccacattacccaaaggaaaatatacatcaccaaagttATGCTGAAGTCGGGATTAGTCTGAATGCTGAACCGGGACCTTTGACTTCTATcgacctgcgcacggaaacaaccatacgctgagtatttcatactcagtggtattaccataattcaaattgtaacaatatttaaacatgtaatgcataattcgtatatacaatttaaattcaatatctcAACAATAGCAACTCATCAACCAAtatcatatatccacaatttgaGTTAAAACAAATCATGAGCCTTAGGTTCATTCCTCTatctcatatcacatttcaattcacaattcaactttttcatttcatttcagtaGCTCGTTTGACCAACTCGTTCGGtttatcatttcatcatttaccctattaacaaaactcggactttggcggatacacggatccaaccaaacacaccagaatggcacccagtgcctcatcggatagttcgaagcaatagttgacacccagtgtctcatcggccaaGCCGAAGTAAGTTGGTACCCAATACCTCGTCGAAACcatccgaagaaatatagtgacgcccagtgtctcatcgactcgaggtcgaagtatccctgaactcttccaatcctatggcatgccaagtATATCCAattcagcccgactagttaatagggtatttaaatcacatatattctcaattaaatcacaatttctcacattttcaattcaatcatttttccacctttcaatcaataattatttcacaaattcacacattttcacaactcaatacatttccatacaatttaataccattcacaattcgattc of Gossypium raimondii isolate GPD5lz chromosome 3, ASM2569854v1, whole genome shotgun sequence contains these proteins:
- the LOC105796645 gene encoding uncharacterized protein LOC105796645, which produces MSCTSHCPRKERGKWTRSDSREIPLTKNPIHRHQKEKGKLSRTKAGDLRIGRVQGYFDLESMRHWASLYFFGWFRRGIGYQLTSAWPMRHWVSTIASNYPMRHWVPFWCVWLDPCIRQSPSFVNRVDRSQRSRFSIQTNPDFSITLVMYIFLWVLKLPARKQRKF